Genomic window (Leptotrichia sp. oral taxon 212):
ATTTTTTTCTATTACTCTATCCACTAATAAAAATGGATATCTGTGTGGCAGTATTTTCATAATATCTTCTATTGTCATAACTGGTTCCATACTTATTTTTTCCTCCTAAAATTTTATATATAAATCGTTATTACAGTATTATAAACTTTATCCCCTATAAAAGTCAATAACCTATATACTGACTTTTTCGTTTAATAACGTTTTATTTCCCAACTTTTCATAGTTTAACGGCTTTACATCTAAATAACGTACGTTATTAAGAAACAGTAAATTCACTTTAAAATTATTTCAAATATTTTTCAGCAATGAGCGCCGTCAGTTTTGCATTTACAAAATGTCCTGCCTTTATTGCTATTACATGGGCTTTTATAGGTCTTCCCAGAACATAGAGATCCCCTATTATATCAAGTATCTTATGTCTTACAAATTCATCCGGATATCTAAGCCCTTCGGGATTTAAAGGACCGTCTCTTCCAACCACAATTGCATTTTCCAGACTTCCACCCAGAGCAAGATTATTTTTTTTCAAAAAATCTATTTCATAATCAAATGCAAATGTTCTGCATCTGGCGATTTTTTCAATATATTCCTCGGAATTTACATCTATTTCAAAATACTGTGATTTTAAAAAACTGTGATTAAAATCTATCGTATATGATATTTTAAATCCATCATAAGGCAGTGCCAGAACATGTTTTCCATCCTTTTCCTGAGTAAATATTACCGGTTCAGTTATTACTACAGGTTCTATTTCACTTTCCAGTTCCTTTATTCCTGCTTCTTCCAGTTTTTTCATAAACTGTATCGAGCTTCCGTCAAGTATCGGAAGTTCATTTCCATTTATTTCCACAATAATATCAGTAATTCCTGAAACGGAAAGCGAAGACATAAAATGTTCTATTGTATGCACTCTTACATCTGCCTCATTTTTTATATTTGTTCCTCTTTCCAGGTCAAATAAGTTTTTATAATCAACTTTTATAATATTATCTTTATCTGTAACATCTACTCTTTTAAAAATTATTCCTCTTCCTGTCTTGCTGTCATCCCCATTAGGCTTCAATGTAAGTTCTATTTTCTCTCCTTTATGAAGACCTGTTCCGGATAGAGAAACTTCTCTTTGTATTGTTCTTCGCTTCATAGATTTCCTCCATTTTTTTGTTTTCTGAGATTAATCCAATCTTTGATTTATCCTTCTTAAACTATAAAACTAGCCTTTCAGAAGTTTTTCTGCAAGAATTAAGGCTATTTTCTTTTCTCCTGTCATAAAATCAATTACCAGACTTTTTTCATCAACCTTTTTAATTTTACCTTTTCCAAACTTAATATGATCTACAGTATCTCCAACTTTATATTTAGATTTTCCTTTATTTTTCAGTTCGGAAGTTCTCACTGATTTTAATGAAAATGGATTAAAATTCTCTATTTTTCTTCTTGTTTCTTTATTTACAACAGTTGCATTTTCCATCTTTTTACTGAAACTCTTAAATTTCTCTGATAAATATTCAAGGTTTCCCTGCTTCATCTCATAAATAAATCTTGAAGGTTTTATCATATAGTTCATTTGTCCCCATACCATTCTTTCTGAAACATGGGAAATGTAGAGTTCCTTTTTTGCTCTTGTAACAGCAACATAGCAGAGTCTTCTTTCTTCTTCAATTTCTTCCTCAGAAGTATCAAAATTACATGAAGGAAAAAGTCCATCTTCCATTCCAGCAATAAACACATAGTCAAATTCAAGGCCTTTTGAACTGTGAATTGTCATTAATTTTATAAAATTTTCTTCATCTTCAATATCATCAGTTGATGAAGTCAGTGAAACCATATCCAGATATTCACTCAGGGACATTCCAGGATTCTGTCTTTCAGATTCTGATATACTGTTCAGCAGTTCTTCAATGTTTTTTACCCTGTCTTCCTTATTATCTTCTATCGAATCAATATATTTTGTCTTTATAAGCACTTCATCGAACACTTCTTTTATTGAAAGTTCATCAAGATTTTCATATATTTCATGCATCATTTTATAAAAATCTTTTGCCGCTTCCTTGACACTGGCTCTTATTCCTGGAATCTCATCAATATATTTTGTTGATTCCAGCATTGAAATTCCTTTTTCATTTGCAATTTGACCCAGTTTTTCAAGTGTCTTATCTCCTATTGATCTTTTTGGAACGTTTATTATTCTATAAAAATTATGATTATCATTAGGGTTATTCAGTAAATTCAGATACGCCAGAATATCCTTTATTTCCTTTCTCTGGAAGAACTGCATTCCACCATAGATTTTATAAGGAATATTCGCCGCAAGAAGCTTTTCTTCCAGAACACGTGACTGTGAGTTTGTTCTGTAAAGTATTGTCATTTCCTTGTAGAGTTTTCCATCTTTAGACTTGGCTTTTATTTCATTTACAATGAATTCAGCTTCATCATAGACAGTAGGAGCATTGAAAACTTTTATTTTTTCTCCTTTTTCTCCATTAGTCCAAAGTTTCTTTCCTTTTGAGCTTTTATTATTTTTTATAAGCTCATTTGCAGTATCAAGTATTGTTTTAGTAGATCGGTAGTTCTGCTCAAGTTTAGCTACAAATGCATTTTTATAATCCCTTTCAAAATTCAGGATATTATTTATATTTGCACCTCTAAAGGCGTATATACTCTGATCTTCGTCTCCTACAACACATATATTTTTATATTTTTCTGCAATTTTACTTATTATTTCATATTGGATATCGTTTGTATCCTGATATTCATCCACAACTATATATCTGTATCTGTCCTGAACTCTTTCCAGCACATATGGATCTTCAAGCAGTTTCTTTGCATTAAGCAGTAAATCTGAAAAATCCATGGCGTTATTTGCCTTCAATGTTTCATCATATTTCTGATAAATATCCCTAAAAATTCTATTTGCAGGAATTCTAATGTCAATCTGTTCTTCCAGCTCTTCTATTCCTATTCCCTGTTCTTTAAGTTTACTGATTCTACCTGCAGTTTTAGCAGGTGATATGTCATCATTTTTTATATTCATATCTTTTTTTATTTTATTAATAATAGTTTTCTGATCATCTACATCATAAATATTAAAATTTCTTCCATATCCTATCCTGTCAGAATATGTTTTTAAAAGTCTTACTGAAAACGAATGGAAAGTTGATACTACAAGATTATTTGCATCCGGTCCGATCAGAGCTTCTGCCCTTTCTTTCATTTCTTTGGCAGCTTTATTTGTAAATGTAAGTGCCATTATATTCAGCGGAGAAATTCCTTTTTCCTTTATCATATGAGCTATTCTATATGTAACTGTTCTTGTTTTTCCACTTCCAGCTCCAGCCAGTATTAATACAGGTCCGTCAATTTTCTCAGCTGCTTTTCTCTGTTCTTCATTTAGTTCATCTAAAATACTCATTTTTCCCTTCCTTTGCTATCTGTATTTAGTATATTATTTGTTCTCATACTTATATTTTGTACATTTTTTTATATTTAAATTATATCATAATTTATAGATTTTGTCTTTAAATATTTAGAATTAAAACATAATTGTATAAATTTCTCCCTTTTCAGAATTTTCTGATTTTAATCTCTTATTATATATATTGCTATTGCATTTTCAATTGAAAACATGTAAAATTATTTAATTATAGTTTTATTATAAAGGAGTTTTATGAAAAATTTTAAATTTATTATTTTAGTGATAATGATGT
Coding sequences:
- a CDS encoding ATP-dependent helicase, which produces MSILDELNEEQRKAAEKIDGPVLILAGAGSGKTRTVTYRIAHMIKEKGISPLNIMALTFTNKAAKEMKERAEALIGPDANNLVVSTFHSFSVRLLKTYSDRIGYGRNFNIYDVDDQKTIINKIKKDMNIKNDDISPAKTAGRISKLKEQGIGIEELEEQIDIRIPANRIFRDIYQKYDETLKANNAMDFSDLLLNAKKLLEDPYVLERVQDRYRYIVVDEYQDTNDIQYEIISKIAEKYKNICVVGDEDQSIYAFRGANINNILNFERDYKNAFVAKLEQNYRSTKTILDTANELIKNNKSSKGKKLWTNGEKGEKIKVFNAPTVYDEAEFIVNEIKAKSKDGKLYKEMTILYRTNSQSRVLEEKLLAANIPYKIYGGMQFFQRKEIKDILAYLNLLNNPNDNHNFYRIINVPKRSIGDKTLEKLGQIANEKGISMLESTKYIDEIPGIRASVKEAAKDFYKMMHEIYENLDELSIKEVFDEVLIKTKYIDSIEDNKEDRVKNIEELLNSISESERQNPGMSLSEYLDMVSLTSSTDDIEDEENFIKLMTIHSSKGLEFDYVFIAGMEDGLFPSCNFDTSEEEIEEERRLCYVAVTRAKKELYISHVSERMVWGQMNYMIKPSRFIYEMKQGNLEYLSEKFKSFSKKMENATVVNKETRRKIENFNPFSLKSVRTSELKNKGKSKYKVGDTVDHIKFGKGKIKKVDEKSLVIDFMTGEKKIALILAEKLLKG
- the lpxC gene encoding UDP-3-O-acyl-N-acetylglucosamine deacetylase; translated protein: MKRRTIQREVSLSGTGLHKGEKIELTLKPNGDDSKTGRGIIFKRVDVTDKDNIIKVDYKNLFDLERGTNIKNEADVRVHTIEHFMSSLSVSGITDIIVEINGNELPILDGSSIQFMKKLEEAGIKELESEIEPVVITEPVIFTQEKDGKHVLALPYDGFKISYTIDFNHSFLKSQYFEIDVNSEEYIEKIARCRTFAFDYEIDFLKKNNLALGGSLENAIVVGRDGPLNPEGLRYPDEFVRHKILDIIGDLYVLGRPIKAHVIAIKAGHFVNAKLTALIAEKYLK